The Candidatus Neomarinimicrobiota bacterium genome has a segment encoding these proteins:
- a CDS encoding sulfur reduction protein DsrE, translated as MSEDGKVTIFVTSGPATPQRCATPFYMASVAAAMDNEVMIIFQIDGVLLMKKGEADALYAKEGGKSVMDFIRDAKEADAEMYVCSAALQLHDMTEEDLIEECDGVVGAAFMTDEGLDSNMVLTY; from the coding sequence ATGTCAGAAGACGGAAAAGTAACCATATTTGTTACATCGGGGCCAGCAACACCACAACGATGCGCAACACCTTTCTATATGGCAAGTGTTGCTGCTGCCATGGATAATGAAGTAATGATCATTTTCCAAATTGATGGTGTGCTACTTATGAAAAAAGGTGAAGCTGATGCGCTATATGCGAAAGAAGGCGGAAAATCAGTTATGGACTTTATTCGTGATGCAAAAGAAGCAGATGCAGAAATGTATGTTTGTTCTGCAGCGCTTCAACTTCATGATATGACAGAAGAAGATTTGATTGAAGAATGTGATGGCGTTGTCGGCGCTGCCTTCATGACAGATGAAGGTCTCGATAGTAATATGGTATTAACCTATTAG